ttttagttataattcttttataaatgagtgacattataaaaatgttactaaaaatcattggtaacatttttttaaataaagagacattttaaaattgttactaaAAAGTTTagtgataacttttttttttaaggtaacattataaaaatgtcactaatataaatagTCATACCAACATTCCAACATTTCTTTTGACCAATTGATCTCTTGTAGTCttaaaaaagtttgattttaatttttacagaTTAGTAGGATTAATTAcgtttttaatttgtaaaattaaaatttgtcctttttctaaattaattcgTATATGTATAAAGAGGCAAATATCATCTTCTATAACGTAAAAAATCTTTTACTATATTTCAACATAATAGATAAACAAGAATTAAGAGCAGGTGAAAGAAGTGTTTAAATTTTGTCCGAGTTTTAAGATTCTCAACATCATCATGTTctgcattaaaaataaaagtaaatacatCAAAGAATATACCTCAACTAAAACATGGAAAATCTCAAGTTTAAAATATGATCTTAATAACCATCAACATAAATTGAACTGTCCTTCTCTTCTTCTGTTACTAATGCatggatttttattttgacagTTCAGAATTTCTTGGAGATATGATACTGAATTAGCTTTAATTTCAGTCTTATTCTTCATCATCTTCCTGATTCAGAATCTTTTGATGCTGAACTTCCTACGATCATTACCTGTTAAAGACTTAAAATCAGTAGGCACTAAAAGCAAGACAATTTTGCAGAGAGCACTGAAATCAGTTttcaataacttttattatgaaCATGGTCTCATTCATGCATGATGCATGCAAAATGAAAGCTATGGTTGGTATCACAGTATCATCATATATACGAATATATGATCATATTTTGAAGAGAATTGGTGATATtggtttaataaataataataagtcGAACAGTTTAAGATATTCAAGTGATAATTCCTTCTAAAGTGTTCATGCAAGTGGATggtataatcattttaatttctttcgaAGGTTTGGCTGCTCTGCCTACTCAACAGAAACTGTGATAAGTACTAATGGCCTACTAGGGTTAATGTGCACCCTTGTAACAATATACTTCTGTTTACACATTATGCACCAGAGAACTTTGATggatatgaaagaaaaaatcatattaatttgAAAGCTTCACACACAAAATAAACAAGTAAAGCAATTTCAGTTATtgcaattaatattattatttatccaCTAGTTTAATTACTAAAAGTGGGGAATATATTTCAATGAGATAATAAAAGTAATGACAAAAAGACAAGGTTGGCGAGGAAGAGTTGGTTCATTTTTATCCAACACTGTAATTTGTTTCTTCCTATTTCAGATCTAGTAGCTATTTGTAAAAAACAGAATCCTGTGACAATTTATTGTATCCAATAGAAAACATTCACACCTTATTCAAGCCGCTTCTTCAGCTCATTTGCATGTAACAATGTATGTGCATCATTTAGCAACTgtatataaagataattaaaattgataaattagtataacaaatacataaatgtttttaatcaaACTATTACTATCATTTACTAAAAGACTTAGAGGAAACTTACACTTGTGAGATTtctcttgtttcaattttttcaagTCAGTCCCGTCAAAATGAATTTTAGGTTTCCGCTCTCTTTTTCCTATTTCTTTTCCTTCAACAACACTACTTAGATAAAGTTCATTAACAAACAAtcaatataacaacaaaaatggaaacaaaaactACTTATACAGATGGAGGGATGTTAATCCTGAAACTGGTTTGAGCATTTTTCCATTGCTCAGAAGCTAGGAATGATGGGCAGTGGCTATGTATGGATTGCAACAATTACTTTTGGCATGATGTTCAAGAGGATAATAAGAACATCTTATGGCATGATATTCAAGAATGTTAACAACACTAAAgttatgaagaagaagaagaagaaccttTCCTTTAATGTACTcaaatgtaattttcttttgagttTAGTTGCTGCATTGAAATAAGACTCTAATTCCTGattcaaatatcataaataagaagctcaattaatattaaatttcttaagGATGAATAAAAGGCTTGGACTTACTTTATTTGTCAGAGAGTTCCATGCCTTAACAGCTTTTTTCTTAacctattttttaaatgaaatgttaaataataagTGATTCAAATAATGAAGCTTTATCAATGTATTGAACTTtacataccctttcaaaattatctaaatcaacttttgtttctttatagTTGTTTGCAAATTCTTGCCTGTAATAGTGATCATTTATAagtcaataaaccaaaaagaataaaattataagctTATTGTAAGAGAACTAGATCTTACAAGAAAAGCTCAAAGGCATTGGATGGATGTTTGAGAATGCTAAGATCTTTATCAAGTGTGACAATTTCAACATTAAGATCTTCTAATTTCCTGGATAAAAGAAATAGTAAGATATGTtccaaaatattattaacaaaattaattgatagataatataaaagaaaaataaagaaaaaatatgataataaccTCTTAGTTAACTTGGTGTTAGTTTTCTgcactttttccttttttctccTGGGGCTAGTATGAGTGAATGGAAAGATCAAGGCATGTGCATTTTTCTCTACGAGCTCACTTGTAGGATCTTCAATAACTACCAAAGGAACAATGCAAAGATCAAAACATTTAATACTAAATCAATATTTACtactatgaaataaataaaccttTATGAGAGATGTTGTCATCATTATCCATCATCTTCAATGTCCACCTCCTctttattcaaatttgaaaCCATTACTTCTGGAGCATAACTTGGAATTTGAGTAAAAGCGATTTTGAAGTTGTTTAGCAGCTCAACTTTCATTGCTTCTAGTTGCTCTTTTAGTTTGGTTTCCACTTGCTCCTTCACTTGCTCTTTTAGCTTTATTTCCATTTCCTCTTGCATTCTGTTTTTCATGCTTTGTATTTCAACCTGAGCATTCCTTTGAACTTcatcaattaatttttgtattc
This sequence is a window from Vigna unguiculata cultivar IT97K-499-35 unplaced genomic scaffold, ASM411807v1 contig_122, whole genome shotgun sequence. Protein-coding genes within it:
- the LOC114171147 gene encoding uncharacterized protein LOC114171147 isoform X2, whose product is MMDNDDNISHKVIEDPTSELVEKNAHALIFPFTHTSPRRKKEKVQKTNTKLTKRKLEDLNVEIVTLDKDLSILKHPSNAFELFLQEFANNYKETKVDLDNFERVKKKAVKAWNSLTNKELESYFNAATKLKRKLHLSTLKESVVEGKEIGKRERKPKIHFDGTDLKKLKQEKSHKFAK